The Prochlorococcus marinus XMU1408 region GATAGGTTTAAAAATCTTGATTTGCTTGAGCAGGATTTCAATAGACAAAAAAGTTTAGATCCTAAATTGGTTGTTGAGCTTGCAACCGCAAAGTCTGAAGGTTATATGTGTTGGCAGGAAGCTAGGAAAAATAATGATTTTCAGTGCTTTTCGCAAGCTCTCAAAAAACTAATTACATTACGAAAAGAAGAATCCAATCAACTTTGTGAAGATAGAACTTGTTGGGAGACACTTGCACAACCGTTTGAGCCGAACTTAACGATTAATCGTGTAAAGGAACTATTTGAACCTTTAAAAAATAGATTGCCAGAATTGATTCATAGGGCTTCTATTGTTACTAACAAAAAGATTGAAAAATGGGATTTAGCAATTAACGATCAAGAAAAGCTTTGTCAAATACTTTTAAATGATTGGTCTAGAGATCCCTCTAATACAGCTATAGCTAAGTCCCCACATCCATTCTCCATAACTTTAGGTCCAGATGATTATCGAATTACGACTCGAATAGTTAAAGGTCAGCCACTTTCTTGCTTATTAGCTACTGCTCATGAGTGGGGACATTCTCTTTATGAACAAGGCTTGCCTTCAGAAAGCCACCAATGGTTTGCATGGCCTTTAGGTCAAGCAACCTCTATGGCTGTTCATGAGAGTCAATCTCTATTTTGGGAAAATAGAATTGCTAGGAGCTTTTCATTCGCAAAGTCTTTTTGGCATCATTTTGAGAATGCAGGTGCTCCAATTCACTCTGGAAATGATTTATGGGTCAATCTAAATCCATTCACTCCAGGATTGAATCGAGTAGAGGCAGATGAACTCAGTTATGGCTTGCACATAATGATTAGGACTGATTTGGAAATTGATCTTCTTGAAAAAGGACTACCTGTGGAAGATTTACCCAATGAATGGAATACAAGGTATTTGAACCTTCTAGGAGTTTCTCCAAAAAATGATACTGAAGGGTGTTTGCAAGATGTTCACTGGAGTGAGGGGATGTTTGGTTATTTTCCTTCTTATTTGCTTGGTCATCTCATTAGCGCTCAGTTAACAAAAACTCTTGAAAAAGATTTAGGGAAAATTGAAAATCTTATTGAATCAAAGGAAATCAGCAAAATTTTGAGTTGGCTTCGTAAAAATGTTCATCATTATGGGAGAAGTTTAGATTCCGAAGAACTTGTAAAGAGGGTCTCTGGAGAAACATTATCACCAAATTATTTTCTTCAATACTTAGACAATAAACTTGAAAAGCTTTCTAAAATCGCTGATTAAAATATATATTTATTAGCATAAAAATTAATTAAGGCATATTTTTTGTTGAAACTTTTCTAAATTATTTGCCATAACTTCATTTGCATTTACTGTGTTGATTTACCATGTAAGAACATAAAAAAATACTATGGCTAACCTTGACCAAGCACCTAGCAGAACAATGCCTAATCTGCTTCATGTTTTACCTGCGTTTGCCAATGAATCTGAACTTAGAGTCAATACTATCGTTGAGTTAAATTCAAATACCATAAATAAATACGAGCTTATTACTGAAACGGGGCATCTAAAGCTTGATCGAGTTGGATATTCTTCCCTCGCCTACCCGTTCGCTTATGGATGTCTTCCACGTACTTGGGATGAAGACGGCGATCCATTAGATATCGAAATTGTGAGTGTTACAGAGCCGTTGATCCCTGGTTCAATTGTTGAGGCAAGGATTATAGGAATAATGACCTTTGATGATGGAGGTGAAGTTGACGACAAAGTTATTGGCGTAATAGCAGATGATAAAAGGATGGATCACATAAAAAGCTTTGAGCAATTAGGCAAGCACTGGCTTAATGAAACAACTTATTATTGGGAGCATTATAAAGATCTTAAAAAACCAGGAACTTGTACTGTAAACGGTTTCTTTGGTGTTGAAAAAGCAGTTCAGATTATTAAATCTTGCGAGGAGCGCTACTTATCTGAAATAAATCCGAATTTAATTAATTAAATTGTTCGAGCGATTTAGGCCCTTGCAGACTTGAATATCTCTTCTAATATTTCTCCAGCACCACGGCCTTTTAATTCGTTTGCTAAGTCTATTCCGATTTCCTCTGCAGCGCTTACAGAGCCTTTTTTTATATCTCTAATTAATCTTTTACCATCTAAACTTGCAACCATACCTTCAAGAATTAATTCATCGTTGTTAATTTCAGTTCTAACGCCTATTGGAACTTGACATCCTCCTTCAAGCTCTCTAAGGAAAGACCTTTCTGCTAAACATCTTTTAGATGTTGATTCGTGTTCAAGTGTTTTTAAAATATCTAGTACCTCTTTTTGACCACTTACACATTCAATACCAAGAGCACCCTGTCCTACTGCATGGAGTGAAATATCTGTTGGAATTAACTGATGTATTCGATTAGCAAAACCAAGTCTTTGTAATCCAGCAGCAGCCAAGATAAGACAGTCATATTCTTCTGAGTCAAGCTTTTCTAATCGTGTAATAACATTTCCTCGTACATCTTTGAAAATAAGATGTGGATAATGGTATCGCAATTGAGCAAGCCTTCTTAATGAACTAGTCCCCACTACAGAACCTTCTGGCAGCGTTTCTAGTTTGTAAATTTGATTTTTCTCATTAACGACTAACGCGTCCGAAGGATCCTCCCTTTCTGTTATGCAGCCAAGAATTAATCCATCTGGAAGGTTTGTTGGTAAATCCTTAAGTGAGTGTACTGCAATTTCGGCATGACCAAGAAGCATTTGAGCTTCAAGCTCTTTAGTGAAAAGACCTTTATCTCCTATTTTCGCTAATGCTACATCAAGTATTTTGTCACCCTGCGTAGCCATTGCTTCGATAGTGATAGCAATATCAGGATGGGCTTTTTGTAGTTCATCTCGTACCCAGTTCGTCTGAACCATGGCCAGCTGGCTTCGGCGAGAGGCGATGCGCAGTTGGTCTAGTGTCATTAGCAAATATTTTCTATTTCATTACCTTAAGCAGTCAACCTTACCAAATTAAAATTCTTGGAAAATAATTTAATAAGGTTGATGTGAAATGAAATTTATGATCTAACCAAATATTTGTATTTCTTGTTAGGAAAAGTAAAGGTTATAGTTTAATTTTTTTAATTTAGCTTTATATATTCTTTAAGTACTCCGTTTCTATTTGGATGACGTAACTTCCTTAAGGCCTTGGCCTCGATTTGTCTGATTCGCTCTCTGGTTACATCAAAAATTTGTCCAATTTCCTCAAGTGTTTTCATCCTCCCATCATCTAAACCATAACGAAGTCTAAGAACATCTCTTTCTCTAGGACTTAATGTGGCGAGAACACCTTCCAAATCTTCTCTTAATAAGGTTTTTGCTACATCCTGCTCAGGGTTTTCAATATCTGCCTCAATAAAATCACCAAGTCTAGAATCTTCTTCTTTCCCAATAGGAGTTTCTAGAGAAATGGGGAGTTGAGCACTCTTGGCTATAAATCTAAGTTTCTCGATAGTCATTTCCATACTTTCGGCAATTTCTTCCTCGGTTGGTTTCCTTCCAAATTCTTGACTTAAAACTTTAGTGGTTTTCTTGATACGTGAAATAGTTTCATATAGATGAACTGGCAAACGAATTGTTCTGCTTTGATCTGCAATTGCTCTGGTAATTGCCTGTCTAATCCACCACGTAGCATAAGTTGAAAATTTATATCCTTTCTCATGGTCGAATTTTTCCGCTGCACGAATTAGACCAAGGCTTCCTTCTTGGATTAGATCTTGAAAGGATAAACCTCTATTCATATATTTTTTTGCAATTGAAACTACCAACCGTAGATTTGATTGCACCATTTTTTCTTTTGCTCTTCTGCCAAGCATTAACCGCCTGCGGAAGCGAGTTAATGGCATTTCTGCAAGATTTGCCCATTCTTTAACAGAGGGGAAATGACCATTCTCACTTTCAAACTGAGCAGCTTCCTCTTCTAATTGAAGAAGATCAGCTATCTTTCTTGCTAATTCAATTTCTTCGTCTGGCCTGAGCAGTCTTATTCGACCAATCTCTTGCAGATAAACCCTTATAGAATCTTCTGTGTAAACCCCTTTTGGCCCAATTTTTATGCTTGCTAAAGCCTTAGCTGCTGCCTCTTGAGCACTTGAAAGCATGGAGACATTATCGTCATCATCAAGATCGATTTCTGATTCAGTTACTTTGTCTGCTTCAGCAATTAATTTATCCGCCTCTAGATCTAAATCGATTTTAAGATCATTTGATGATTCTTGAGGAGGAGTTTGAGTTTCTTTAGTCACTTTTTCTTTGGCGGAAGTTTTTTTGATTTTTTTTGAATTATTTTTTGTTTCCTGATTTATAGACAAGTTTTTAGACTTCTTCTTTTTCTTAGAAGTAACTTTCTCGATTGTTTTTTGGTCTGTTGCAGAACTCATGTTATTACCTAAAAATGGAAGGAATCTCCTAGAGAAAATATTTCAGGAAAGACTATTTAATTTGTAGAATTTCAACAAAAACACTCTAATTTGACATTGTCCTTAATCGTGATGAATCTTGCGAAAAATCACATGATATAAATTAAGAACTTACAACAGTAAGTAAGGATGTTTCGTTGAAGAACGGTAATCAATTTGTATGCAAGGATGTCAGGGGATTTCTCAGACCGGCATGCCTCACAATAGGATTATTCCTAATGTAGGCAAAGCTTCTAGTCTTCCCTTTGGGTGGGATCTTGCAAGCTCCACAACAGCTTTAAAGCTGTTAACAATCCAATGGTAAGAAAAATTTCTGAAGTCGGCAAGTATTAAACAATGATATGAATCCTTTTGTCTTTGATATTTGGTTGCATGTGGGTAGAGAAGGGCGATGTTTCTCTTATCAAGATGGAAATAATTTACACATAGAGTTAGGCGATGTCGTGACAGTTCGTCTAAAAGGGCGACTTATGCAGGGCTTGGTAGTCAAAAAAAGAAAAATAAATTCAAAAGAAAACCTCAATAATATTTCATTTAATGATGTGGTTTCCTTGGTTCAAAAGGCAGCTATCAAAAAAGAATGGAGAGAGTGGCTTGGCGAAATGGCTCGTGAATTATTCGTAAGTGATTTTCAGATGCTTAAGGCTGCTTTACCTCCAGGTTGGTTGGGGAGGTCGAAATTATCAAAAAGGTCTAAAAAACTTTGGTGGGTGAAATTGTCTAGCAAAAGTTTTGAGGGTGATATATCTACCAGACAGATTGAGTTAAAGGAACATCTTCTTTTAAATGGAGGAGGGAAATGGCAAAAAGATTTGGAGGGTGAAGGATTCTCCTCAGTACTAATTAAAAACTTTATTTTGACTGGTTGCGGAGAAAGAGAAAAACGTCTTTTTCTGAATGATTCTTCTGATAATAAGCAATCTAATGATCAAAGGATCTTAAAAATTGAGGATTCTCAACCTTTAACATTAGAGCAAAAATTAGCTAAAGAAAAATATAAGTCTCTTCAAAATGGCTCAACTCTTCTACTTTGGGGCATTACCGGATCTGGAAAGACGGAGGTGTACTTACAAATTGCTGCACTTGAGTTATCTGCAAGTAGGCATTGTCTGATACTTACGCCTGAAATTGGATTAGTACCACAATTAGTTGATCGCTTTAGAAAGAGATTCGGAGAAAATGTTTTTGAATATCATAGTAATTGCTCGCCTCAAGAGAGAATAGATACTTGGAAGAAATCTTTGGAAACAAGAACACCTAGTATCTTTATTGGCACTCGATCAGCAATCTTTCTTCCATTATCTAACTTAGGATTGATAGTGCTTGATGAAGAACATGACAGTTCTTATAAACAGGAATCCCCTATGCCTTGTTATCATGCAAGAGATTTAGCAATTGATAGAGCAAAAAAAATAGGAGCTAAAGTAATACTTGGAACAGCAACTCCATCTTTGAGTATTTGGAGGGATATAGAACCCAAAGGCAATATTATTGTCGCAAGATTAACTCGACGAATTTTAAATCGTAAATTACCAATGGTTAATGTTGTAGACATGCGTGAAGAATTAGCTATTGGTAATCGAAGCTTAATTAGTAGATATCTAAAAAAACAACTTTTGAATCTAAAAAATAATGGAAATCAGGCTATAATTTTAGTGCCTAGACGTGGGTATAGCAGCTTTCTAAGTTGCCGTAGTTGTGGTGAGGTTGTCCAATGTCCACATTGTGATGTTGCTTTAACTGTGCATCGCTCTAAAGAGGGAAATCAATGGCTACGTTGTCATTGGTGTGACTTTCGCTCTAAAATTAATGATAGATGTGGAGAATGTGGCTCAAATGCTTTTAAACCATTTGGAACGGGAACTCAAAGAGTTATTGATCATTTGGAACGAGAGCTAGAGGGGATCAGCTTGTTACGGTTTGATAGAGATACAACTAGAGGCCGTGATGGCCATAGATTATTGCTTGAAAAATTTGCCAAAGGTAATGCCGATATCTTGGTAGGAACTCAGATGCTCTCTAAGGGTATGGATCTACCAAAAGTTACCCTTGCCGTCGTTCTAGCAGCAGATGGTTTATTGCATCGTCCTGATTTAATGGCTACAGAGGAAACTCTTCAACTTTTCATGCAATTAGCTGGTCGTGCGGGACGAGGTGAGCAACCTGGGAAGGTAGTAGTGCAAACTTATTGTCCTGATCACCCAGTGATTCTTCATTTAATTGATGGGAGGTATGAAGAGTTTCTTAAGCAAGAGGAAAAGACTAGAAGAGAAGCAGCGTTAGTTCCATACAGTCGTGCATGTTTATTAAGGTTTTCAGGTGAATCTTCAGAACTGACCTCAAATGGAGCATTTCATATCTCATCTAAAATCAGTAATTTTTGCAGTCAAAAAGGTTGGAAATTGGTTGGTCCAGCACCTTCATTAGTTGAGAGGGTTGCTGGTAAAAGCCGTTGGCAACTGCTTTTATACGGTCCTGAATCAAGTCAAATTCCACTTCCTTATGGATCTGAATTATGGAAAGATTTGCCAAAAGGAGTAAGTCTTTCTATTGACCCTGATCCTCTTCAGCTTTGAAATGTGGAAACTTCGCTAAGGTGGCAGTTCAGGAAAACCGAATCCCATATTGAGACGAAATGTTTGAAGGAATAAGCTTATTAAAATCAGAGAAATTATTAAGATAAGCCCAACTGCAATTTGGTTCCATTTCCAATAGGAAACCTCTAATTGATTAATCTGTCCGATTTTAAGAGGTAATGATGTTAGCCCTTTTTTAAAGATAGGTTCTAGAGGTTGAGTTTTGAAGTTATTTTTATTTTGAATGCCATGTATTATTAAATTTAATTTTAATCCAGGAACTTTTGGAAGTTCTCTTAAGTCAAAATAAATTTTCAAATTTTGATTGGCGCCAATTATCCAATTTCGATTAGTTGTAGTTAGTTCAGGTTTATTAATATTGAATCCGCTGGTATTTGAAACTACTGAGGTTATTTGTTGAAGTAATTCATTTGCCTCTTCAAATCGAATAGTAGGTGATTCAAAATGTTGTTTATTTCCTTCGGCTTGGATTTTAAAAACACTATTTTCTTTAGCAAGATTATCTGCAAATTCTATTTGCCATGGAATTGATTTGCTAGAAATGCTATCAATATCAAGTGAAATTTTTAGTCGATTTGAACTAGTAATACTCAAGTTTGTTGATATATCAACACAACCACTCAAGAGAAAGGCTAACAACGAAATGATTAATAAAGTTATTATTGAAAATCCAAAGTCTAGGTTTTTGGTTGGACCAGTTGGAGGATGATTAACTTTTTTCTTTTTTCTTTTTGGTTTTCTAGATGATGACTTTAAAGATGACTCCATCTCTATTTTTGGTATTTCTACAGACCAGTTTGAAGGCCTTGGTAATGACGGTGCATCAAGTATTGAAAGGAGTTGTTTAGACTGTTGACGAACATTCGCATCTTTGCTATTGATTAAAGTCTGACAAATATTAATTGCATTTTGTTCATCACCTAGACCCATATAAGCAGTGACTTTTAGGAGTCTTAATTGTGATCCGATTGGTGTAGCTGTTGAGAAGGATAAAAGTAAGGGATCTATTATTTTTATGCAAAGATTATAATCACCTTTATCAAGGGCAGCTTCAGCAGCTTTTATAGCCGAAGCTGAGTTTGACATTTAACCTCTGCCCATAACCATTGTTCCAATACCGGCATCAGTGAATACTTCTAATAAAAGGGCATGAGGAGTTCTTCCGTCAATAATGTGTGCAGCATTGACACCTTGAGCGAGTGAGCGAATACAACATTCAACTTTTGGTTTCATGCCTTCTTTAACGATGCCTTGATCAATTAATTCTCTAGCTTCTGATAGACGTATCTTTTCTATTAAAGAAGACGGATCATTTGCATTCCTTAAAATACCAGGAGTATCTGTCAAAAGGATTAATTTTTCAGCACATAGTGCTGCTGCAAGTTCTCCAGCAACAGTATCAGCATTGATATTATGTGATCTGCTATCAGAGGAGTTGGCGACACTTGAAATGACAGGGACATATCCTTCTTCGAGGAGTGGACTTAATACTTTTATATTTACTTTTGCAACTTCTCCCACAAGCCCATGGGTTCCACCCCCAAAAGGTCTTGCTTCAATTAATCCCCCATCTATACCGCATAGTCCAACGGCTAAACTTCCGTGATTATTAATTCCACTTACTATCTGTTTATTGACTCTCCCTACAAGAACCATTTCAACTATGTCCATGGTTTTAGTGTCGGTAATACGCAGACCATCAAGAAAAACTGGCTTTATTCCTAATTTTTCTAACCATTGGTTGATTTCTGGTCCTCCACCATGAACGACTACTATTTGAACTCCAACAGATGCTAAGAGAGCGATGTCTCTTAAAACAGCATTCTGAAGTGATTTGTCTACCATAGCTGCGCCACCATATTTGATTACGATCCTTTTGTTTGCAAAACGCTGAATGTAAGGAAGTG contains the following coding sequences:
- a CDS encoding carboxypeptidase M32, whose product is MSKSAWQLLGDYLKDTQLLGSIQSTLYWDQNTTMPIAGSSWRGEQLSFLAKQLHARQSCEKFEILIKEAKSELQNLKQNDDLESQLLTDRFKNLDLLEQDFNRQKSLDPKLVVELATAKSEGYMCWQEARKNNDFQCFSQALKKLITLRKEESNQLCEDRTCWETLAQPFEPNLTINRVKELFEPLKNRLPELIHRASIVTNKKIEKWDLAINDQEKLCQILLNDWSRDPSNTAIAKSPHPFSITLGPDDYRITTRIVKGQPLSCLLATAHEWGHSLYEQGLPSESHQWFAWPLGQATSMAVHESQSLFWENRIARSFSFAKSFWHHFENAGAPIHSGNDLWVNLNPFTPGLNRVEADELSYGLHIMIRTDLEIDLLEKGLPVEDLPNEWNTRYLNLLGVSPKNDTEGCLQDVHWSEGMFGYFPSYLLGHLISAQLTKTLEKDLGKIENLIESKEISKILSWLRKNVHHYGRSLDSEELVKRVSGETLSPNYFLQYLDNKLEKLSKIAD
- a CDS encoding DUF3153 domain-containing protein; amino-acid sequence: MSNSASAIKAAEAALDKGDYNLCIKIIDPLLLSFSTATPIGSQLRLLKVTAYMGLGDEQNAINICQTLINSKDANVRQQSKQLLSILDAPSLPRPSNWSVEIPKIEMESSLKSSSRKPKRKKKKVNHPPTGPTKNLDFGFSIITLLIISLLAFLLSGCVDISTNLSITSSNRLKISLDIDSISSKSIPWQIEFADNLAKENSVFKIQAEGNKQHFESPTIRFEEANELLQQITSVVSNTSGFNINKPELTTTNRNWIIGANQNLKIYFDLRELPKVPGLKLNLIIHGIQNKNNFKTQPLEPIFKKGLTSLPLKIGQINQLEVSYWKWNQIAVGLILIISLILISLFLQTFRLNMGFGFPELPP
- the hemC gene encoding hydroxymethylbilane synthase; protein product: MTLDQLRIASRRSQLAMVQTNWVRDELQKAHPDIAITIEAMATQGDKILDVALAKIGDKGLFTKELEAQMLLGHAEIAVHSLKDLPTNLPDGLILGCITEREDPSDALVVNEKNQIYKLETLPEGSVVGTSSLRRLAQLRYHYPHLIFKDVRGNVITRLEKLDSEEYDCLILAAAGLQRLGFANRIHQLIPTDISLHAVGQGALGIECVSGQKEVLDILKTLEHESTSKRCLAERSFLRELEGGCQVPIGVRTEINNDELILEGMVASLDGKRLIRDIKKGSVSAAEEIGIDLANELKGRGAGEILEEIFKSARA
- the priA gene encoding primosomal protein N', which produces MNPFVFDIWLHVGREGRCFSYQDGNNLHIELGDVVTVRLKGRLMQGLVVKKRKINSKENLNNISFNDVVSLVQKAAIKKEWREWLGEMARELFVSDFQMLKAALPPGWLGRSKLSKRSKKLWWVKLSSKSFEGDISTRQIELKEHLLLNGGGKWQKDLEGEGFSSVLIKNFILTGCGEREKRLFLNDSSDNKQSNDQRILKIEDSQPLTLEQKLAKEKYKSLQNGSTLLLWGITGSGKTEVYLQIAALELSASRHCLILTPEIGLVPQLVDRFRKRFGENVFEYHSNCSPQERIDTWKKSLETRTPSIFIGTRSAIFLPLSNLGLIVLDEEHDSSYKQESPMPCYHARDLAIDRAKKIGAKVILGTATPSLSIWRDIEPKGNIIVARLTRRILNRKLPMVNVVDMREELAIGNRSLISRYLKKQLLNLKNNGNQAIILVPRRGYSSFLSCRSCGEVVQCPHCDVALTVHRSKEGNQWLRCHWCDFRSKINDRCGECGSNAFKPFGTGTQRVIDHLERELEGISLLRFDRDTTRGRDGHRLLLEKFAKGNADILVGTQMLSKGMDLPKVTLAVVLAADGLLHRPDLMATEETLQLFMQLAGRAGRGEQPGKVVVQTYCPDHPVILHLIDGRYEEFLKQEEKTRREAALVPYSRACLLRFSGESSELTSNGAFHISSKISNFCSQKGWKLVGPAPSLVERVAGKSRWQLLLYGPESSQIPLPYGSELWKDLPKGVSLSIDPDPLQL
- a CDS encoding inorganic diphosphatase — its product is MANLDQAPSRTMPNLLHVLPAFANESELRVNTIVELNSNTINKYELITETGHLKLDRVGYSSLAYPFAYGCLPRTWDEDGDPLDIEIVSVTEPLIPGSIVEARIIGIMTFDDGGEVDDKVIGVIADDKRMDHIKSFEQLGKHWLNETTYYWEHYKDLKKPGTCTVNGFFGVEKAVQIIKSCEERYLSEINPNLIN
- the rpoD gene encoding RNA polymerase sigma factor RpoD, which translates into the protein MSSATDQKTIEKVTSKKKKKSKNLSINQETKNNSKKIKKTSAKEKVTKETQTPPQESSNDLKIDLDLEADKLIAEADKVTESEIDLDDDDNVSMLSSAQEAAAKALASIKIGPKGVYTEDSIRVYLQEIGRIRLLRPDEEIELARKIADLLQLEEEAAQFESENGHFPSVKEWANLAEMPLTRFRRRLMLGRRAKEKMVQSNLRLVVSIAKKYMNRGLSFQDLIQEGSLGLIRAAEKFDHEKGYKFSTYATWWIRQAITRAIADQSRTIRLPVHLYETISRIKKTTKVLSQEFGRKPTEEEIAESMEMTIEKLRFIAKSAQLPISLETPIGKEEDSRLGDFIEADIENPEQDVAKTLLREDLEGVLATLSPRERDVLRLRYGLDDGRMKTLEEIGQIFDVTRERIRQIEAKALRKLRHPNRNGVLKEYIKLN
- the argB gene encoding acetylglutamate kinase, with the protein product MRVSVLSEALPYIQRFANKRIVIKYGGAAMVDKSLQNAVLRDIALLASVGVQIVVVHGGGPEINQWLEKLGIKPVFLDGLRITDTKTMDIVEMVLVGRVNKQIVSGINNHGSLAVGLCGIDGGLIEARPFGGGTHGLVGEVAKVNIKVLSPLLEEGYVPVISSVANSSDSRSHNINADTVAGELAAALCAEKLILLTDTPGILRNANDPSSLIEKIRLSEARELIDQGIVKEGMKPKVECCIRSLAQGVNAAHIIDGRTPHALLLEVFTDAGIGTMVMGRG